In Amia ocellicauda isolate fAmiCal2 chromosome 16, fAmiCal2.hap1, whole genome shotgun sequence, the following proteins share a genomic window:
- the LOC136711780 gene encoding transcription factor 15, whose amino-acid sequence MKSTGSEKGSHPDGFVSDIDELESGSESSDKSTSGCSQLDGKGKRKRKTRLAGVSKQRQAANARERDRTHSVNTAFTALRTLIPTEPADRKLSKIETLRLASSYISHLANILLLGEDCLDGQPCIKYQAILQSASNISNPAPRPICTFCLSNQRKMLREGEKHLT is encoded by the exons ATGAAGTCCACAGGGAGTGAAAAGGGCAGTCACCCCGATGGTTTTGTCTCGGATATCGATGAATTGGAGAGTGGCAGCGAGAGCTCGGACAAGTCCACCAGTGGCTGCAGCCAACTCGACGGCAAAGGGAAACGGAAAAGGAAGACGAGGCTGGCAGGCGTTAGTAAGCAACGGCAGGCTGCGAACGCACGTGAAAGGGACCGAACCCACAGCGTCAACACGGCCTTCACCGCACTTCGGACTCTTATTCCAACGGAGCCTGCCGACCGAAAgctttccaagatagagacatTGCGTCTAGCTTCGAGTTACATCTCTCATCTGGCTAATATCCTGCTCTTAGGAGAAGACTGCCTGGATGGACAACCGTGTATAAAATACCAAGCCATCCTTCAAAGCGCCTCTAATATAAGTAACCCAGCACCGAGGCCAATATGCACTTTCTGTCTCAGCAACCAAAGAAAAATG CTCAGAGAAGGGGAAAAGCACTTGACATAG